One Carassius gibelio isolate Cgi1373 ecotype wild population from Czech Republic chromosome A7, carGib1.2-hapl.c, whole genome shotgun sequence DNA window includes the following coding sequences:
- the LOC128016634 gene encoding recombining binding protein suppressor of hairless isoform X1, giving the protein MAPVVTGKFGEHPQPQRLTREAMRNYLKERGDQTVLILHAKVAQKSYGNEKRFFCPPPCVYLMGCGWKKKREQMERDGCSEQDSQPCAFIGIGNSDQEMQQLNLEGKNYCTAKTLYISDSDKRKHFMLSVKMFYGNSTDIGVFLSKRIKVISKPSKKKQSLKNADLCIASGTKVALFNRLRSQTVSTRYLHVEGGNFHASSQQWGAFYIHLLDDEESEGEEFTVRDGYIHYGQTVKLVCSVTGMALPRLIIRKVDKQTALLDADDPVSQLHKCAFYLKDTERMYLCLSQERIIQFQATPCPKEPNKEMINDGASWTIISTDKAEYTFYEGMGPVHTPVTPVPVVESLQLNGGGDVAMLELTGQNFTPNLRVWFGDVEAETMYRCGESMLCVVPDISAFREGWRWVRQPVQVPVTLVRNDGIIYSTTLTFTYTPEPGPRPHCSAAGAILRVGNTSLLSTTGNSVGGNGEVTPYGANSTSNAITAPSSNAAAAVVL; this is encoded by the exons GCTCATCCTACACGCTAAAGTTGCACAGAAATCATACGGCAATGAAAAAAG GTTTTTCTGTCCTCCCCCTTGTGTGTATCTGATGGGCTGTGGATGGAAGAAGAAGAGGGAGCAGATGGAGCGAGACGGCTGTTCGGAGCAGGATTCTCAGCCCTGCGCCTTCATCGGCATCGGCAACAGCGACCAGGAGATGCAGCAGCTAAACTTAGAGGGGAAG AACTATTGCACAGCCAAAACATTGTACATCTCAGACTCAGACAAACGCAAGCACTTCATGCTGTCGGTGAAGATGTTCTACGGAAACAGCACAGACATCGGCGTCTTCCTCAGCAAGAGGATCAAGGTCATCTCCAAaccttccaaaaaaaaacaatccctCAAAAACGCAGACC TCTGTATAGCATCAGGAACAAAAGTGGCGTTATTTAACCGACTTCGCTCGCAGACGGTCAGTACACGTTACCTGCACGTCGAGGGAGGAAACTTCCACGCCAGCTCACAGCAGTGGGGAGCCTTCTACATCCACCTCT TGGATGATGAAGAGTCCGAGGGAGAGGAGTTCACTGTGCGAGACGGCTACATTCACTACGGCCAAACCGTCAAACTGGTCTGCTCCGTGACGGGCATGGCTCTTCCTCGCCTG atcatccgTAAGGTGGATAAGCAGACCGCCTTGCTGGATGCAGATGACCCCGTCTCCCAGCTGCATAAGTGTGCCTTTTACCTGAAGGATACGGAGAGGATGTACCTGTGCCTTTCTCAAGAGAGGATCATCCAATTTCAA gCTACTCCATGCCCAAAGGAACCAAATAAGGAGATGATAAATGACGGTGCCTCCTGGACAATCATCAGCACTGATAAAGCAGAATACACCTTCTATGAGGGCATGGGCCCTGTACACACCCCCGTCACACCCGTGCCTGTGGTTGAGAGCTTACAG TTAAATGGTGGAGGAGACGTAGCAATGCTGGAGCTGACAGGACAGAACTTCACTCCAAATCTGCGGGTGTGGTTTGGTGATGTAGAGGCTGAGACCATGTACAG GTGTGGCGAGAGCATGCTGTGCGTCGTCCCAGACATCTCGGCATTCCGCGAGGGCTGGCGGTGGGTGCGGCAGCCGGTGCAAGTCCCTGTAACACTGGTCCGTAACGACGGTATCATCTATTCCACAACGCTCACGTTCACATACACGCCTGAACCCGGTCCACGTCCGCACTGCAGCGCAGCTGGCGCCATCCTACGAGTGGGCAACACCAGCTTGCTGTCCACGACCGGCAACAGCGTGGGAGGGAACGGAGAAGTGACACCCTACGGTGCCAACAGCACATCTAATGCCATCACAGCGCCGTCCTCTAATGCAGCCGCGGCTGTTGTGTTATAA
- the LOC128016634 gene encoding recombining binding protein suppressor of hairless isoform X2: MRNYLKERGDQTVLILHAKVAQKSYGNEKRFFCPPPCVYLMGCGWKKKREQMERDGCSEQDSQPCAFIGIGNSDQEMQQLNLEGKNYCTAKTLYISDSDKRKHFMLSVKMFYGNSTDIGVFLSKRIKVISKPSKKKQSLKNADLCIASGTKVALFNRLRSQTVSTRYLHVEGGNFHASSQQWGAFYIHLLDDEESEGEEFTVRDGYIHYGQTVKLVCSVTGMALPRLIIRKVDKQTALLDADDPVSQLHKCAFYLKDTERMYLCLSQERIIQFQATPCPKEPNKEMINDGASWTIISTDKAEYTFYEGMGPVHTPVTPVPVVESLQLNGGGDVAMLELTGQNFTPNLRVWFGDVEAETMYRCGESMLCVVPDISAFREGWRWVRQPVQVPVTLVRNDGIIYSTTLTFTYTPEPGPRPHCSAAGAILRVGNTSLLSTTGNSVGGNGEVTPYGANSTSNAITAPSSNAAAAVVL; this comes from the exons GCTCATCCTACACGCTAAAGTTGCACAGAAATCATACGGCAATGAAAAAAG GTTTTTCTGTCCTCCCCCTTGTGTGTATCTGATGGGCTGTGGATGGAAGAAGAAGAGGGAGCAGATGGAGCGAGACGGCTGTTCGGAGCAGGATTCTCAGCCCTGCGCCTTCATCGGCATCGGCAACAGCGACCAGGAGATGCAGCAGCTAAACTTAGAGGGGAAG AACTATTGCACAGCCAAAACATTGTACATCTCAGACTCAGACAAACGCAAGCACTTCATGCTGTCGGTGAAGATGTTCTACGGAAACAGCACAGACATCGGCGTCTTCCTCAGCAAGAGGATCAAGGTCATCTCCAAaccttccaaaaaaaaacaatccctCAAAAACGCAGACC TCTGTATAGCATCAGGAACAAAAGTGGCGTTATTTAACCGACTTCGCTCGCAGACGGTCAGTACACGTTACCTGCACGTCGAGGGAGGAAACTTCCACGCCAGCTCACAGCAGTGGGGAGCCTTCTACATCCACCTCT TGGATGATGAAGAGTCCGAGGGAGAGGAGTTCACTGTGCGAGACGGCTACATTCACTACGGCCAAACCGTCAAACTGGTCTGCTCCGTGACGGGCATGGCTCTTCCTCGCCTG atcatccgTAAGGTGGATAAGCAGACCGCCTTGCTGGATGCAGATGACCCCGTCTCCCAGCTGCATAAGTGTGCCTTTTACCTGAAGGATACGGAGAGGATGTACCTGTGCCTTTCTCAAGAGAGGATCATCCAATTTCAA gCTACTCCATGCCCAAAGGAACCAAATAAGGAGATGATAAATGACGGTGCCTCCTGGACAATCATCAGCACTGATAAAGCAGAATACACCTTCTATGAGGGCATGGGCCCTGTACACACCCCCGTCACACCCGTGCCTGTGGTTGAGAGCTTACAG TTAAATGGTGGAGGAGACGTAGCAATGCTGGAGCTGACAGGACAGAACTTCACTCCAAATCTGCGGGTGTGGTTTGGTGATGTAGAGGCTGAGACCATGTACAG GTGTGGCGAGAGCATGCTGTGCGTCGTCCCAGACATCTCGGCATTCCGCGAGGGCTGGCGGTGGGTGCGGCAGCCGGTGCAAGTCCCTGTAACACTGGTCCGTAACGACGGTATCATCTATTCCACAACGCTCACGTTCACATACACGCCTGAACCCGGTCCACGTCCGCACTGCAGCGCAGCTGGCGCCATCCTACGAGTGGGCAACACCAGCTTGCTGTCCACGACCGGCAACAGCGTGGGAGGGAACGGAGAAGTGACACCCTACGGTGCCAACAGCACATCTAATGCCATCACAGCGCCGTCCTCTAATGCAGCCGCGGCTGTTGTGTTATAA
- the LOC128016638 gene encoding cholecystokinin receptor type A-like encodes METFTIHDMLINSTDIYKILCGLGIENLSECKNDNNSTSEPKDMKQSVRIALYVLIFLLSFIGNSLIITVLLRNRRMRTVTNLFLLSLAVSDLMLSVFCMPFTLIPNLMKDFIFGAGMCKVATYFMGISVSVSTFNLVAISLERYSAICNPLKSRTWQTKSHATKVITATWVVSFLLMLPYPIGNTLVPFMRSNNSTGHMCRLVWPSDVMQTWYVFLLLTLFLVPGIIMVTAYGLTSLELYRGIKFEMANRKSNREKEYGTSSLKNGDGCYLQPSKRKRPEPMTPGFSNPKCKLRRVCSNSPTANLMAKKRVIRMLLVIVGLFFLCWTPIFVVNAWRAFDRRSADRVLSGAPISFIHLLSYTSACVNPIVYCFMNNRFRQGVLATFSCRKTDFEEVSRSSTRRSARGAGGQRTLCGGTDVTRQADGNTQSSGTRSRLTDTSIRGSAQA; translated from the exons ATGGAGACATTTACAATTCACGATATGCTCATCAATTCCActgatatttataaaattttatgtgGACTGGGAATCGAGAATTTGTCGGAGTGTAAAAATGATAATAACAGCACGTCCGAGCCAAAAG ACATGAAGCAGTCGGTGCGGATCGCTCTGTATGTGCTCATCTTCCTCTTGAGCTTCATTGGGAACAGCCTCATCATCACCGTCCTGCTGCGGAACCGGCGCATGCGGACGGTAACGAACCTGTTCCTGCTGTCTCTGGCCGTCAGTGATCTGATGCTGAGTGTCTTCTGCATGCCCTTCACACTCATCCCAAACCTCATGAAGGACTTCATCTTCGGCGCCGGCATGTGTAAAGTGGCCACGTACTTCATGG GTATTTCGGTGAGCGTGTCCACATTCAACCTCGTGGCCATCTCTCTGGAGCGCTACAGTGCCATTTGCAACCCCCTTAAGTCCCGCACATGGCAGACGAAATCCCACGCTACAAAAGTCATCACAGCCACTTGGGTCGTGTCTTTTCTGCTCATGCTGCCTTATCCGATAGGCAACACTCTGGTGCCTTTCATGCGCAGTAACAACAGCACAGGCCACATGTGCCGCTTGGTTTGGCCCAGTGATGTCATGCAGACCTG GTATGTTTTCCTGTTGCTGACACTCTTTCTCGTGCCTGGCATCATAATGGTGACGGCTTATGGCCTCACCTCACTCGAACTCTACAGGGGAATCAAATTTGAAATGgctaacaggaaatcaaacagaG AGAAAGAATACGGCACTTCCAGTCTGAAAAATGGTGATGGCTGCTACCTCCAACCCTCCAAGAGAAAGCGTCCCGAACCCATGACGCCCGGCTTCAGCAATCCAAAATGCAAACTGCGAAGGGTTTGCAGCAACAGCCCCACAGCAAACCTCATGGCCAAGAAACGGGTCATTCGCATGCTGCTGGTGATCGTGGGGCTGTTCTTCCTCTGCTGGACGCCCATCTTTGTTGTTAATGCCTGGAGGGCTTTTGACAGACGTTCAGCCGATCGTGTCCTCTCAGGAGCGCCGATCTCTTTCATCCACTTGCTTTCCTACACCTCGGCCTGCGTCAACCCCATAGTCTATTGTTTCATGAACAACCGCTTCAGACAGGGTGTGCTGGCGACGTTCAGCTGTCGTAAGACTGATTTCGAGGAAGTTAGCAGGAGCAGCACCCGACGTAGCGCCAGAGGAGCTGGAGGGCAGAGAACGCTGTGTGGAGGAACTGATGTGACCAGACAGGCTGACGGTAACACACAAAGCTCAGGAACACGTTCCAGGCTAACTGACACCAGTATCCGTGGCTCAGCACAAGCATAA